The following proteins come from a genomic window of Edaphobacter sp. 4G125:
- a CDS encoding glycosyltransferase, with protein MRFLHVITSVDRKTGGPVEALLQLGLVHQKLGHTIEVASADAPGSVHLDEMPFPVHALGPGKTSYVYCPRMAGWLEQHGPHFDAVIAHGLWQYPTNAVQAALSRKVPYFVYTHGMLDPWFNEQFLLKHIKKTFFWSAKLRKVLDEATGIIFTTEEEMERSIRSFFPFRWKGMVAPLGIAPPPAERFIPSTQSRFPELKGRRFLLFFGRIHPKKGCELLIQAFSRVAQDHPDIDLVMAGPGESSYIESMRNTIATAGLQDRVIWTGMITGDVKWELIRSADAFVLPSHQENFGIAVVESLAVHTPVLLSNKVQIWREVIRSGAGLVETDDLQGTELLLRRWLHLDDAERKRFRSRAGECFQSRFTAEQAGWTLLHEVMSILRSEMATSVVLREFSNSYTLG; from the coding sequence GTGCGTTTTCTTCACGTCATTACGTCTGTAGATCGCAAAACGGGAGGGCCGGTCGAGGCGCTCTTGCAGCTTGGGTTAGTTCACCAAAAATTAGGGCACACGATCGAAGTCGCATCTGCCGATGCGCCTGGATCTGTTCATCTTGATGAGATGCCTTTTCCTGTCCATGCATTAGGGCCAGGAAAAACAAGTTACGTGTATTGTCCAAGGATGGCTGGATGGCTCGAGCAGCATGGGCCACACTTTGATGCTGTTATCGCTCATGGTTTATGGCAGTATCCGACTAATGCAGTGCAAGCTGCACTCTCACGCAAAGTTCCTTATTTTGTCTACACCCATGGGATGCTTGATCCCTGGTTCAATGAGCAGTTTCTTCTGAAGCACATCAAGAAGACGTTCTTTTGGAGCGCTAAGCTTCGCAAAGTTCTGGACGAAGCAACCGGAATCATCTTTACTACAGAAGAAGAGATGGAACGATCAATTCGGTCGTTCTTTCCATTTCGTTGGAAGGGGATGGTGGCTCCTCTAGGCATTGCTCCACCCCCGGCAGAGAGATTCATTCCATCAACTCAGTCCCGATTTCCCGAGTTGAAAGGGCGCCGCTTTTTACTGTTCTTTGGAAGAATTCATCCTAAAAAGGGCTGTGAGCTTCTGATACAGGCGTTCTCCCGGGTTGCGCAGGACCATCCGGACATCGATCTGGTCATGGCTGGCCCAGGGGAATCTTCTTATATCGAATCGATGAGAAACACGATTGCTACGGCGGGCCTGCAAGATCGGGTGATCTGGACTGGAATGATCACTGGGGATGTCAAGTGGGAATTGATACGTTCGGCGGATGCGTTTGTGCTTCCTTCACATCAAGAGAACTTCGGGATCGCAGTTGTCGAGTCATTAGCGGTTCATACTCCTGTGTTACTCAGCAACAAGGTTCAGATCTGGCGTGAGGTTATCCGGTCGGGAGCAGGGCTGGTGGAAACAGATGACCTGCAAGGGACTGAATTATTACTCAGACGCTGGCTTCACCTGGACGATGCGGAGCGAAAGAGATTTCGGTCGAGAGCAGGTGAGTGTTTTCAATCTCGATTTACGGCAGAGCAGGCAGGATGGACCCTGCTGCATGAAGTTATGTCGATCCTTCGGAGTGAAATGGCGACCAGCGTCGTGCTAAGGGAGTTTTCCAACAGCTACACTCTGGGATAG
- a CDS encoding Gfo/Idh/MocA family protein: protein MDFNFSSWSRRRFVQLGAASALTKSFASASALQKAAAPVGHATMIGVPFAKRNPRIALVGVGVRGTGHLKMLIALDAQIVAICDVVKEKAENGAALVEKSGKKRPDLYTAGPHDFENMLKRNDIDLVLTATPWSWHAPVALFAMNHGKDVGIEVPGVVTLEECWDIVNTSERTRKHCFIMENCCYGYNETLVLRMTNEGRFGELIYGEGAYIHDIREELFQNKANGLWRRAEHTKRNGNLYPTHGLGPVANYMNINRGDRFGYLVSMSSIERGLDIYRKEHLQPGDPRWSEKYICGDMNTSLIKTSKGLTITVKHAVSLPNPYSRINMIAGTKGIFEDYPPRIYLEGDKEEVFGSLDKYKSYTHPLWAKEGDFAAKTGGHGGMDMIMHYRMLQCLREGLPPDIDVYDTAAWSSVGPLSVTSVAKGSTPIEFPDFTRGAWKIRSASAIATMS from the coding sequence ATGGATTTCAACTTTAGTTCATGGTCTCGCCGTCGATTCGTTCAGCTTGGGGCTGCATCTGCTCTTACGAAATCATTTGCATCAGCATCTGCTTTGCAGAAAGCTGCTGCTCCTGTCGGCCACGCCACGATGATCGGAGTCCCTTTCGCAAAGCGTAACCCCCGAATTGCTTTGGTTGGCGTAGGAGTGCGCGGGACTGGTCATCTGAAGATGCTGATCGCGCTCGACGCACAGATCGTCGCTATTTGCGATGTAGTGAAAGAGAAGGCTGAGAACGGTGCTGCTCTTGTTGAGAAGAGCGGCAAGAAGCGTCCAGACCTGTATACTGCTGGCCCGCATGATTTCGAGAACATGCTGAAGCGCAATGATATAGACCTGGTGCTCACTGCGACGCCGTGGAGCTGGCATGCTCCGGTTGCGCTCTTTGCCATGAACCATGGCAAAGATGTTGGTATCGAGGTGCCGGGCGTCGTTACTCTGGAAGAGTGCTGGGATATCGTCAATACCTCCGAGCGCACACGAAAGCACTGCTTCATTATGGAAAATTGCTGTTACGGATATAACGAGACGCTTGTCCTGCGTATGACGAACGAAGGACGTTTTGGCGAACTCATCTATGGCGAGGGAGCCTATATCCATGACATCCGCGAAGAGCTATTCCAAAACAAGGCGAATGGTCTTTGGCGGCGTGCGGAACACACCAAACGTAATGGAAATTTATATCCGACTCATGGTCTTGGCCCAGTCGCGAACTATATGAATATCAACCGTGGCGATCGCTTTGGTTACTTAGTATCCATGAGTTCCATTGAGCGGGGGCTCGATATTTACCGCAAAGAACATCTTCAGCCAGGAGACCCACGTTGGTCTGAAAAATATATATGCGGGGACATGAACACATCTCTCATCAAAACGTCCAAGGGACTCACGATTACCGTCAAACATGCGGTTTCGTTGCCGAATCCTTACAGTCGCATCAATATGATCGCAGGCACCAAGGGAATCTTCGAGGACTATCCACCGCGCATATATCTCGAGGGCGATAAGGAAGAAGTGTTTGGCTCGCTTGATAAGTATAAGAGCTACACTCATCCTCTATGGGCGAAAGAGGGAGACTTCGCTGCAAAGACTGGCGGTCATGGAGGAATGGATATGATTATGCACTATCGTATGCTGCAGTGCTTGCGCGAAGGTTTACCACCAGATATCGATGTTTACGATACGGCAGCATGGTCTTCTGTTGGCCCGCTCAGCGTTACTTCGGTAGCTAAAGGCAGCACTCCAATTGAATTTCCGGATTTTACGCGTGGAGCCTGGAAGATCCGTTCAGCGTCTGCTATTGCGACCATGTCGTAA
- a CDS encoding PAS domain-containing protein produces MIKFPETYPWWLRYATSIFAASVAWSLSWFFVHHGLRLHSSFMLTAVVITAWFGGFGPGVLTFVLTIPAQILLRDPINIWSIRGHSGWAGFCIYIVNAIVVCSLFRKRYYQKSHSTVSPVAVTGGWMWKFDPADGGTIETNSPEFPSLSITRTFAMWLETVHPDDREYLQKQIQQALSNGQFAARYHVVHNDGEVRLVSMFGVKINDNSLRRDYLIATCLEVGARENPEHLEWHALPLG; encoded by the coding sequence ATGATTAAATTTCCAGAAACCTATCCATGGTGGTTACGCTACGCTACCTCCATCTTCGCGGCATCCGTTGCGTGGAGCCTGTCATGGTTCTTTGTTCATCACGGGCTTCGCCTGCATTCCAGTTTCATGCTCACGGCTGTCGTCATTACAGCTTGGTTTGGAGGTTTTGGACCCGGCGTCCTAACCTTCGTTCTAACCATACCCGCTCAAATTTTGTTACGCGATCCAATCAATATCTGGTCCATTCGTGGTCATTCTGGATGGGCTGGTTTCTGCATCTATATCGTCAATGCCATTGTCGTTTGCAGCCTCTTTCGAAAACGTTACTATCAGAAATCGCACTCGACAGTCTCTCCGGTCGCCGTGACAGGAGGATGGATGTGGAAGTTCGATCCGGCTGATGGAGGAACCATCGAAACCAATTCTCCTGAGTTTCCCAGCCTATCGATCACCCGTACGTTCGCCATGTGGCTTGAGACAGTACATCCAGATGATCGAGAATACCTGCAAAAGCAGATTCAACAAGCGCTATCCAACGGCCAGTTCGCGGCTCGGTACCACGTCGTGCACAACGACGGCGAAGTGCGGCTCGTCTCAATGTTTGGCGTCAAAATCAACGACAATAGCCTTCGCAGAGACTATCTGATCGCAACCTGTCTTGAGGTTGGCGCTAGAGAGAATCCGGAGCATCTTGAATGGCATGCCCTCCCGCTTGGGTAA
- a CDS encoding TonB-dependent receptor: MGINSRFLSAVLCIGLGGSVGWAQLTSATISGKVTDASGSVLPGSDVSATDIATGAVVQVKTNDEGSYVLLGLSPDMYNLRISHDGFQVYEQKELQIAVGQRLVINGVLAVGSVGQAITVTGGGGATVNLESPMVSTSIDNQMTTQLPLNGRNILQLMQLAPDTSVTAVSSYQQSASRPDQANSYVGASGGRGDSTSYYLDGALNEDALTQIANVYPNPDAIQEFSFSSSVYSAKFSGRGGGVMNAVTRGGTNQFHGTLFEFVRNSAFNAINFFGTKPDGLKRHQFGGTIGGPIVKDKTFAFFSYQRTTVRQNALTTFTVPTAAQRSGDFSMIKRQLVDPVTGLPFAGNQVPTSRYDPISLKILQMLPASDSTGITRFLSRYQTNTNQFVTRIDQNFGSHLKLYGSYIYDSFQQPGNSIQGNLLSATTDQKWLSQFGVVNATYIFSPSLTTTLVGSFSRRTNAATSPVGFPGWSDLGVNVPNMVAAPHTSFYLAVSNYFTKTWNGFYTIPATEGGIGNQWTWGIGRHTLEFGGEVLTSKVIKNQDFKGNGYFVFSGGLSGDGALDFMLGKAATFNQAANFYFVPTRTLPALYINDNWKITGRLTLDLGLRWNPFVPVFDTAYHEEALFDPEAYAANIHSKQYPTLPAGLLLAGDPTVPSRVIDSNYRRFNPRIGFALDVFGDGRTSLRGGYGMYQDQMTANTINPTFSPFSTSVTFTNPSSFANPYQGQVNPFPLPPGPAPVTTPFQIPMAANPMTRNMKAPVIQQWNLTAEQQVGYGTLFRLAYEGQNAVHLFGSVEGNAAIYDPTKTYLQNISNYNIRRPMGSSYQSLPLGRNVGTSNYHALIVSVQRQAARGLTFLAGYRWSRCMNESEGAFFNANGYSTPNPKIDYGRCSYDVKNQFKGSVVWNVPSTHFAWDAPNFILSHWQMNGIVVLRGGTPFTVSSGIDNSTSGIGMDRADMVGNPNLPSGRSDLQKVAMFYNPAAFTANALGTFGNTKRNFMIGPGYSNVDYSLVRQFPFGGRLEGNSLQFRAEAFNLLNHPNFSSPVSTVNSSSAGRIISTNGDARIMQLALKFTF, from the coding sequence ATGGGTATCAATAGTAGATTTCTCTCGGCTGTGCTTTGTATTGGTCTGGGAGGCTCGGTTGGTTGGGCGCAACTTACGTCGGCTACGATCTCGGGCAAGGTAACCGATGCCTCGGGCTCTGTGCTTCCGGGCTCTGATGTCAGTGCTACCGATATCGCTACAGGTGCGGTGGTTCAGGTCAAGACGAATGATGAAGGGAGTTATGTGCTCCTGGGCCTTTCTCCTGATATGTACAACCTGCGCATCTCCCACGATGGGTTTCAGGTTTACGAGCAGAAGGAGCTTCAGATTGCCGTGGGACAGCGCCTGGTGATTAATGGGGTGCTCGCAGTGGGGAGCGTTGGTCAAGCCATAACCGTAACGGGCGGTGGTGGCGCTACGGTGAATCTTGAGTCTCCGATGGTTTCGACCTCCATCGACAACCAAATGACTACCCAGCTACCGCTGAACGGCCGCAACATCCTTCAACTAATGCAGCTGGCACCTGATACAAGCGTTACAGCTGTCTCTTCGTATCAGCAAAGTGCTTCGCGCCCTGATCAGGCGAACAGCTATGTTGGAGCCAGCGGCGGTAGGGGAGACTCAACTTCGTATTATCTTGACGGCGCTCTGAATGAAGATGCGCTGACGCAGATTGCAAATGTCTATCCCAATCCTGACGCTATCCAGGAGTTTAGTTTTTCGAGCAGCGTCTACAGTGCTAAGTTTTCAGGTCGCGGAGGCGGTGTGATGAACGCAGTCACGCGTGGGGGTACGAACCAGTTTCATGGAACTCTCTTCGAATTCGTAAGAAACAGCGCATTCAACGCGATCAATTTCTTTGGGACAAAGCCGGATGGTCTTAAACGGCATCAGTTTGGTGGCACGATTGGCGGCCCTATCGTGAAGGACAAGACCTTCGCCTTCTTCTCTTATCAGAGAACCACGGTCCGTCAGAATGCTCTTACGACCTTCACTGTGCCGACCGCTGCGCAGCGAAGCGGCGACTTTTCGATGATCAAAAGACAACTCGTCGATCCTGTGACCGGGCTTCCATTTGCAGGGAATCAGGTCCCTACTTCACGTTATGATCCGATCTCTCTTAAGATTCTGCAGATGCTGCCGGCCAGCGATTCTACTGGGATTACGCGCTTCCTTTCTCGTTATCAGACAAATACAAACCAGTTTGTTACTCGTATCGACCAGAACTTTGGTTCGCACCTGAAACTCTACGGCAGCTATATTTACGACAGCTTCCAACAGCCGGGTAATTCGATTCAGGGAAATCTGCTGTCAGCTACCACCGATCAGAAATGGCTTAGTCAGTTCGGTGTTGTCAACGCTACGTATATCTTCAGCCCCTCTCTTACGACTACGCTAGTTGGTTCATTCAGCAGACGTACAAATGCTGCTACATCCCCAGTGGGCTTTCCCGGTTGGAGTGATCTCGGGGTCAACGTGCCGAACATGGTGGCAGCTCCTCATACGTCGTTTTATCTGGCCGTGAGCAACTATTTCACGAAGACCTGGAACGGTTTTTATACGATTCCTGCGACTGAGGGCGGAATCGGAAATCAATGGACCTGGGGAATCGGTCGACACACGCTTGAGTTTGGTGGAGAGGTTCTTACCAGTAAGGTCATCAAGAATCAAGACTTCAAGGGCAATGGCTATTTTGTTTTCTCTGGAGGTCTTTCCGGGGATGGGGCCCTTGATTTTATGTTGGGTAAGGCTGCGACCTTCAATCAAGCAGCCAACTTTTACTTCGTTCCTACTCGCACGCTTCCTGCACTCTACATCAATGACAATTGGAAGATTACGGGTCGCCTGACTCTCGATCTTGGTCTGCGCTGGAACCCATTTGTCCCTGTATTTGATACGGCCTATCACGAAGAGGCACTTTTTGATCCCGAAGCGTACGCCGCAAATATCCATTCGAAACAATATCCAACCCTGCCTGCCGGATTGCTATTGGCTGGGGATCCGACGGTACCGTCTCGCGTGATCGATTCCAATTACCGTCGCTTCAATCCGCGTATAGGATTTGCGCTTGATGTTTTTGGCGATGGCCGCACAAGCCTGCGTGGTGGCTATGGAATGTATCAGGATCAGATGACGGCGAATACGATCAACCCCACGTTCAGCCCTTTTAGTACGTCCGTCACGTTTACCAATCCCTCTAGTTTCGCCAATCCTTACCAGGGGCAGGTGAACCCTTTCCCGCTACCTCCTGGGCCTGCTCCGGTAACGACACCGTTTCAGATTCCGATGGCAGCAAATCCGATGACCCGAAATATGAAGGCTCCAGTTATTCAGCAGTGGAATCTAACGGCTGAGCAACAGGTCGGATATGGGACCCTGTTTCGTCTCGCATACGAAGGGCAGAATGCCGTTCATCTCTTCGGTTCTGTAGAGGGCAATGCCGCAATCTACGATCCCACGAAGACTTATCTTCAGAATATTTCTAACTACAATATTCGTCGTCCGATGGGTTCCAGTTATCAGAGCCTTCCCTTGGGCAGGAATGTCGGCACCTCGAACTATCACGCGCTTATCGTTTCGGTACAGCGTCAGGCTGCCCGTGGTCTAACTTTTCTCGCAGGGTATCGTTGGTCGAGATGCATGAATGAAAGCGAAGGTGCATTCTTCAATGCGAACGGGTATTCCACCCCCAATCCGAAGATCGATTACGGTCGCTGTTCCTACGATGTTAAAAACCAATTTAAAGGCTCGGTCGTCTGGAATGTTCCGTCTACGCACTTTGCCTGGGATGCTCCTAACTTCATCCTGAGCCATTGGCAGATGAACGGTATTGTTGTACTCCGGGGCGGAACACCCTTTACCGTATCTTCGGGTATCGACAATTCGACCAGCGGCATTGGTATGGATCGAGCGGATATGGTCGGGAATCCGAATCTTCCCAGTGGTCGTAGCGATCTTCAGAAGGTAGCGATGTTCTATAACCCGGCAGCATTTACCGCGAATGCTCTTGGAACTTTCGGCAACACAAAGAGAAATTTCATGATTGGACCGGGATATTCGAATGTCGACTATTCGCTCGTGCGTCAGTTCCCGTTTGGTGGACGACTGGAAGGCAACAGTCTTCAGTTCCGTGCAGAAGCATTCAATCTTCTAAATCATCCTAACTTTAGTTCCCCTGTCAGCACTGTCAACTCCAGTTCGGCCGGAAGAATTATTTCCACGAACGGTGATGCCCGCATTATGCAGCTGGCTCTTAAGTTCACGTTCTAG
- a CDS encoding alpha/beta hydrolase family protein gives MVVTRRHFLGTNISALVASSAAPLWAESPASSESMANCDANGRIDRDFWNDWPDFVAQKMHAVRSTRRKMIDSVRTSQDVQKRAALVREQLWTVLGGSPERTPLNPRVVGSIDRGIYRIEKIIFESRPGIYVTAHLYLPSIQGPHPGILAPLGHTTEGKSYRSYQHCFQNLARQGFVVIAYDPFGQGERRQYLDRDSKRPRFDVVPEHLQTGRPMVLFGSSFALHRVWDGIRALDYLVSRSEVDGERIGCTGHSGGGTMTMYLMALEERIKVAVPCEANFENLAGPLYEAPGAIGDAEQDIIGGLPLGLDRGDLLNAFAPKPLRICYTAHDQGQTYSPVYEEGIAENLKDLTRLYRLSGATDRLDVVVGHLPHALDALSRRAVYECFNRWLRNGAATAEEVEFDSAPINELNCTTTGQVLTAFRGRTVTQLNVERMKQLLPRSPFDETPASARDYVCSELRSLLALPAAEGNLRAAILSTNSGPTRSIDEFQIEPEPGVRTVGWHVHSTKKAVQRRPVLLYASAYQTNDPLFEGGRFEEILDAGYATCSIYLRGLGVSLPRSPDRGPEFYRGMNLFERHAWTNLSLGYSVIGQRVVDLLAALRYLRTRSDVDPTHIYVMGEGPAGLAALMAVALDANIKSLLLRDVPLTYQSIVSTEDYMLDLEWFVPGILKHFDLPDIIAAISPHPVWINNPSNGDGTTMQKASAIGQYHERISAKYAAGSWLNFRNTTADNLHICLDWLSSTA, from the coding sequence GTGGTCGTCACCCGTCGCCACTTCCTGGGGACTAATATCTCGGCGCTGGTTGCTAGTTCTGCTGCACCACTTTGGGCTGAGAGTCCTGCCTCTTCGGAATCGATGGCCAATTGTGATGCGAATGGGCGCATCGACCGAGACTTTTGGAATGATTGGCCTGATTTCGTTGCGCAAAAGATGCATGCGGTCAGGTCAACGCGCCGGAAGATGATCGACAGCGTCCGGACATCGCAGGATGTACAGAAACGTGCTGCTCTTGTTCGGGAACAGCTCTGGACAGTTCTTGGTGGCTCTCCTGAACGTACACCGCTCAATCCGCGAGTCGTGGGTAGTATCGATCGCGGAATATATCGCATCGAAAAAATCATCTTTGAAAGCCGACCGGGGATTTACGTTACTGCCCACCTCTATTTGCCAAGCATACAAGGTCCGCACCCCGGAATTCTTGCTCCTCTTGGACATACAACCGAAGGCAAGTCTTATCGAAGCTATCAGCATTGTTTTCAGAATCTCGCAAGACAAGGTTTTGTGGTCATTGCCTATGATCCGTTTGGTCAGGGAGAGCGCCGACAATATCTTGATCGAGACTCTAAGCGTCCGCGTTTCGATGTTGTTCCCGAACATCTCCAGACGGGGCGCCCCATGGTGCTTTTCGGTAGTAGCTTTGCTCTCCATCGGGTTTGGGATGGAATCCGCGCGTTGGATTACCTTGTGAGCAGGTCAGAGGTTGATGGTGAGCGTATTGGTTGTACAGGCCACTCTGGTGGTGGGACCATGACGATGTACCTAATGGCTTTGGAGGAGAGAATCAAGGTTGCAGTTCCATGTGAAGCCAACTTCGAAAATCTTGCAGGACCGCTTTATGAGGCTCCCGGAGCAATCGGCGATGCCGAGCAGGACATCATTGGCGGCCTTCCTTTAGGTCTTGACCGTGGTGATCTTCTTAATGCATTCGCACCGAAGCCACTTCGTATTTGTTATACGGCGCATGATCAAGGGCAGACCTACTCTCCTGTCTATGAGGAGGGCATAGCAGAAAATCTGAAAGATCTGACTCGACTCTACCGACTTTCTGGTGCGACAGATCGTCTGGATGTTGTTGTGGGTCATCTCCCGCATGCCCTCGATGCGCTTTCGCGGCGAGCGGTCTACGAGTGCTTCAATCGCTGGCTTCGTAATGGAGCCGCAACTGCAGAAGAGGTTGAGTTTGATTCGGCACCGATCAACGAATTGAACTGCACAACTACCGGTCAGGTACTGACAGCTTTCAGAGGTCGAACTGTTACTCAGTTGAATGTCGAGCGCATGAAACAGCTTCTCCCTCGGAGCCCATTCGATGAAACACCAGCATCTGCGCGTGATTACGTGTGCTCCGAGCTGCGGTCCCTACTTGCTCTGCCTGCTGCTGAAGGGAATCTTCGCGCAGCCATCCTGTCTACGAACTCGGGGCCGACGCGAAGCATTGATGAGTTTCAGATTGAGCCGGAGCCTGGGGTTCGAACCGTAGGATGGCATGTCCATTCGACAAAGAAAGCGGTGCAGCGACGTCCAGTGCTGCTCTATGCCAGCGCATATCAGACTAACGATCCTCTTTTTGAGGGAGGGCGCTTTGAAGAGATATTAGATGCTGGCTATGCTACGTGTTCTATTTATCTGCGCGGTTTGGGGGTTTCTTTGCCACGATCTCCTGACCGCGGGCCGGAATTTTATCGAGGGATGAACCTCTTTGAGCGCCATGCCTGGACCAATCTGTCATTGGGATACTCGGTTATTGGTCAACGTGTCGTTGATCTTCTCGCTGCTCTTCGCTATTTACGTACTCGGTCTGATGTTGATCCAACGCACATCTATGTAATGGGAGAAGGACCGGCCGGTTTAGCCGCTTTAATGGCTGTTGCATTGGATGCCAACATCAAATCTCTGCTACTTCGCGATGTCCCGCTGACTTATCAATCAATTGTCAGTACGGAAGACTATATGCTGGATCTCGAATGGTTCGTACCGGGAATCTTGAAGCATTTTGATCTACCAGACATCATCGCTGCTATATCGCCGCATCCAGTCTGGATCAACAATCCGTCGAACGGAGATGGTACGACGATGCAGAAAGCCTCTGCGATCGGGCAATATCACGAGAGGATTTCTGCTAAATATGCTGCCGGATCATGGCTGAATTTCCGTAACACAACTGCAGATAATTTGCATATCTGTCTCGACTGGTTGAGTAGTACTGCGTGA
- a CDS encoding ABC transporter ATP-binding protein: MLNRLKPLAPYLKRYWKALAWGGVAVVFYNVIKVLIPIVIGHAIDDMRQGITQQKILFHALRLLLIAAGSAIFLYITRQVIIGASREIEYDLRNDLFANLERQSPNFYHTHRTGDIMARTTNDLNAVRQLLGPAIMYSANTLVFTCAALPFMYRISPKLTFFAFVPLPAASVLVQYFGNRIHRRFERIQAMFSDISAKAQENFSGARLIRAFAQEQAEIESFEEANREYIRRSLHLVRLMAMLWPTLEFVLGLSLMITLLIGGHEVVQHHISVGEFTSFNVYMVQLIWPIIAIGWVVNLFQRGTASIVRIDELLKQQPSITDDPALLTCRPHPETPCTDTVNSLVSLPICSLHGDIELRNLSFAYPKGPTVLHHINLQIPAGSSLAIVGPTGSGKSTLVSLIARLQDAQPDMVFIDNVPIRSFPLAELRASIGFVPQETFLFSDTIRHNISFGSPSATDEQIEEAAAIAHILTEILEFPRGFETIVGERGVTLSGGQKQRTAIARAIIRDPRILVLDDSLASVDTYTEERILQGLAQIMRGRTTIFISHRISTARNADQIAVLVEGRIAELGTHEELLNRNGYYTSLYEKQRLEEEIAVIS, encoded by the coding sequence ATGCTGAATCGACTTAAACCTCTTGCCCCCTACCTCAAACGGTACTGGAAGGCTCTTGCCTGGGGTGGAGTCGCTGTTGTTTTCTACAACGTCATCAAAGTGCTGATTCCGATCGTCATTGGACACGCCATTGATGACATGCGTCAGGGCATTACGCAGCAGAAGATTCTCTTTCATGCCCTCCGACTTTTGCTGATTGCTGCAGGCTCCGCCATATTTCTTTACATTACCCGTCAGGTCATCATTGGGGCTTCGCGTGAGATTGAATACGACCTGCGCAACGATCTCTTCGCCAATCTTGAACGTCAGTCCCCGAACTTCTACCACACGCACCGTACCGGTGACATCATGGCTCGCACAACCAATGACCTGAACGCCGTGCGCCAGCTTCTCGGGCCCGCCATCATGTACAGCGCGAATACACTGGTCTTTACCTGTGCGGCACTGCCCTTCATGTATCGCATCAGCCCCAAGCTGACTTTCTTCGCTTTTGTTCCTCTTCCCGCAGCGTCGGTACTTGTTCAATATTTCGGTAATCGAATCCACCGCCGCTTTGAGCGTATTCAAGCAATGTTTTCTGACATCTCGGCCAAAGCGCAGGAGAATTTCTCTGGAGCTCGCCTTATTCGCGCCTTTGCACAGGAACAAGCCGAAATCGAATCTTTTGAAGAGGCAAATCGCGAGTACATTCGGCGGAGCCTTCATCTCGTTCGCCTGATGGCGATGCTATGGCCCACACTGGAGTTTGTTCTTGGCCTTTCGCTGATGATCACGCTTCTGATTGGAGGTCATGAGGTCGTACAGCACCATATCAGTGTGGGCGAGTTCACCAGCTTCAACGTCTACATGGTGCAGCTCATCTGGCCGATTATTGCCATCGGCTGGGTGGTCAACCTCTTTCAGCGAGGAACCGCCTCAATCGTCCGTATCGATGAGCTTCTCAAGCAACAACCCTCCATCACCGACGATCCTGCTCTCCTGACCTGCCGGCCCCATCCTGAAACACCCTGTACTGACACCGTGAACTCGTTGGTCTCGCTCCCTATCTGTAGTCTTCATGGTGACATCGAACTCCGGAATCTTTCCTTCGCTTACCCCAAAGGCCCTACGGTTCTTCACCATATCAATCTCCAGATCCCCGCAGGCTCTTCCCTGGCGATTGTTGGCCCGACTGGATCCGGGAAGTCGACCCTGGTCTCCCTTATCGCGCGATTACAGGATGCTCAACCGGACATGGTTTTCATCGATAATGTTCCAATCCGGTCTTTCCCACTAGCTGAATTGCGTGCCAGCATTGGTTTCGTTCCGCAGGAAACATTCCTCTTTTCAGATACAATTCGCCATAACATCTCCTTTGGCTCTCCTAGCGCCACGGATGAACAGATCGAAGAAGCCGCCGCTATTGCGCATATCCTCACCGAGATCCTGGAATTTCCGCGCGGTTTTGAAACAATCGTAGGAGAACGAGGCGTAACCCTCTCTGGCGGCCAGAAACAACGCACAGCAATTGCCCGCGCCATCATTCGCGATCCTCGCATTCTTGTACTGGATGATTCTCTCGCCTCTGTGGACACCTACACCGAGGAGCGCATACTCCAGGGTCTTGCTCAAATTATGCGTGGTCGTACCACGATCTTTATCTCTCACCGCATCTCTACTGCTCGCAATGCAGATCAGATCGCTGTACTCGTCGAAGGGCGAATCGCAGAACTTGGAACACATGAGGAATTGTTAAACCGCAACGGTTATTACACGAGTCTCTACGAAAAACAACGTCTTGAAGAAGAGATTGCAGTTATAAGCTAG